In Aphelocoma coerulescens isolate FSJ_1873_10779 chromosome 3, UR_Acoe_1.0, whole genome shotgun sequence, a single window of DNA contains:
- the RTN4IP1 gene encoding reticulon-4-interacting protein 1, mitochondrial isoform X2 translates to MLSWGAASGRALRWASGRAPARGLRASPRARTAMPSWVIDRYGSNEVLRFTRDMMFPIIHFPNEVIIKVHAASLNPIDLSMRSGYGATALNMKRDPLKLKTGETEFPLTLGRDVSGVVMECGLGVSYFKPGDEVWAAIPPWKQGTLSEFVVASGNEVSFKPKCLSHTEAAALPYVGLTAWSALNQVGGLNQSNCSGKRVLILGASGGVGTFAVQLMKAWDAHVTAVCSHDASTLVKKLGADDVVDYKSRNLEEQLKTLPLFDFILDNVGGSTEKWALDRLKKWSGATYVTLVTPFLINMDKLGVADGMLQTGVTVGSKTLKHLLKGVHYRWAFFMPSGPNLDEIAELVDSGKVPAVSSLGILAT, encoded by the exons ATGCTGTCGTGGGGAGCCGCGAGCGGGAGGGCGCTGCGCTGGGCGAGCGGGCGGGCACCGGCCCGCGGGCTCCGCGCCTCTCCGCGGGCGCGGACCGCCATGCCCAGCTGGGTCATAGACCGGTACGGCAGCAACGAGGTGCTGCGCTTCACCAGGGACATGATGTTCCCCATCATACATTTCCCGAACGAGGTCATCATTAAGGTTCACGCTGCGAGCCTGAACCCCATCGACCTCAGCATGAGAA GTGGTTATGGTGCAACTGCATTAAATATGAAGCGGGATCCCCTGAAACTGAAAACTGGCGAGACTGAATTTCCTCTAACACTTGGTCGAGATGTCTCTGGTGTTGTTATGGAATGTGGACTGGGTGTGTCTTATTTCAAACCTGGAGATGAG GTGTGGGCAGCAATTCCCCCATGGAAACAGGGTACTCTGTCAGAATTCGTGGTTGCCAGTGGAAATGAG GTGTCTTTTAAGCCAAAGTGTCTCAGTCACACAGAAGCTGCTGCCTTACCATATGTTGGTCTCACTGCGTGGTCTGCACTTAACCAAGTGGGAGGACTGAACCAAAGTAACTGTAGTGGAAAAAG AGTATTAATATTAGGAGCTTCAGGAGGAGTTGGTACATTTGCTGTACAG CTAATGAAGGCCTGGGATGCTCACGTGACAGCAGTTTGCTCTCATGATGCCAGCACACTGGTGAAGAAGCTTGGAGCAGATGATGTGGTTGATTATAAATCTAGAAATCTGGAAGAGCAGCTTAAAACATTACCCTT GTTTGATTTTATCCTAGATAATGTTGGTGGATCCACTGAGAAGTGGGCACTAGATCGCTTGAAGAAATGGTCAGGAGCAACATATGTTACCTTAGTGACACCTTTCCTGATCAATATGGACAAACTTGGAGTGGCTGATGGCATGTTGCAAACAGGAGTCACTGTTGGTTCCAAAACTCTCAAG CATCTCCTTAAAGGAGTCCATTATCGGTGGGCATTTTTCATGCCAAGTGGCCCAAATTTGGATGAAATAGCAGAACTGGTTGATTCTGGAAAG GTCCCAGCAGTGTCCTCTTTGGGAATTTTGGCAACATGA
- the RTN4IP1 gene encoding reticulon-4-interacting protein 1, mitochondrial isoform X1 translates to MLSWGAASGRALRWASGRAPARGLRASPRARTAMPSWVIDRYGSNEVLRFTRDMMFPIIHFPNEVIIKVHAASLNPIDLSMRSGYGATALNMKRDPLKLKTGETEFPLTLGRDVSGVVMECGLGVSYFKPGDEVWAAIPPWKQGTLSEFVVASGNEVSFKPKCLSHTEAAALPYVGLTAWSALNQVGGLNQSNCSGKRVLILGASGGVGTFAVQLMKAWDAHVTAVCSHDASTLVKKLGADDVVDYKSRNLEEQLKTLPLFDFILDNVGGSTEKWALDRLKKWSGATYVTLVTPFLINMDKLGVADGMLQTGVTVGSKTLKHLLKGVHYRWAFFMPSGPNLDEIAELVDSGKIQPVIDEVFSFSEVPKAFLKLEGGHARGKTVINVISRQ, encoded by the exons ATGCTGTCGTGGGGAGCCGCGAGCGGGAGGGCGCTGCGCTGGGCGAGCGGGCGGGCACCGGCCCGCGGGCTCCGCGCCTCTCCGCGGGCGCGGACCGCCATGCCCAGCTGGGTCATAGACCGGTACGGCAGCAACGAGGTGCTGCGCTTCACCAGGGACATGATGTTCCCCATCATACATTTCCCGAACGAGGTCATCATTAAGGTTCACGCTGCGAGCCTGAACCCCATCGACCTCAGCATGAGAA GTGGTTATGGTGCAACTGCATTAAATATGAAGCGGGATCCCCTGAAACTGAAAACTGGCGAGACTGAATTTCCTCTAACACTTGGTCGAGATGTCTCTGGTGTTGTTATGGAATGTGGACTGGGTGTGTCTTATTTCAAACCTGGAGATGAG GTGTGGGCAGCAATTCCCCCATGGAAACAGGGTACTCTGTCAGAATTCGTGGTTGCCAGTGGAAATGAG GTGTCTTTTAAGCCAAAGTGTCTCAGTCACACAGAAGCTGCTGCCTTACCATATGTTGGTCTCACTGCGTGGTCTGCACTTAACCAAGTGGGAGGACTGAACCAAAGTAACTGTAGTGGAAAAAG AGTATTAATATTAGGAGCTTCAGGAGGAGTTGGTACATTTGCTGTACAG CTAATGAAGGCCTGGGATGCTCACGTGACAGCAGTTTGCTCTCATGATGCCAGCACACTGGTGAAGAAGCTTGGAGCAGATGATGTGGTTGATTATAAATCTAGAAATCTGGAAGAGCAGCTTAAAACATTACCCTT GTTTGATTTTATCCTAGATAATGTTGGTGGATCCACTGAGAAGTGGGCACTAGATCGCTTGAAGAAATGGTCAGGAGCAACATATGTTACCTTAGTGACACCTTTCCTGATCAATATGGACAAACTTGGAGTGGCTGATGGCATGTTGCAAACAGGAGTCACTGTTGGTTCCAAAACTCTCAAG CATCTCCTTAAAGGAGTCCATTATCGGTGGGCATTTTTCATGCCAAGTGGCCCAAATTTGGATGAAATAGCAGAACTGGTTGATTCTGGAAAG ATTCAACCAGTTATTGATGAagtcttctctttttctgaagTTCCAAAGGCCTTTCTGAAATTGGAAGGAGGACATGCACGTGGAAAAACAGTGATCAATGTAATTAGTAGACAATAA